The nucleotide sequence TTCAGGAAACCTTCTCGGATACGGCCATGGGTGCTGGCAAGGGCGTGACGGCGGCCGCCGCAGCCGGCTTTGTGGGGCTGCTCAGCTTGTTCAACCTGTTGGGCCGCTTCTTCTGGTCGTCGGCTTCCGACAAGATGGGCCGCAAAACCACCTATGCTATTTACTTCGGGTTGGGCATCTTGCTCTACGCCCTGGTTCCTACACTCGGCGCTAGTGCCTCGCTTACGCTGTTTGTGGTGGTGTCGTGCGTGATTCTGAGTATGTATGGCGGTGGCTTTGCTACCATCCCAGCCTACTTGTCTGATTTGTTTGGCAAGATGCAGGTGGGCGCTATTCACGGCCGCTTGCTCACGGCTTGGAGCACGGCAGGTGTGCTAGGCCCCGTGATTGTAAACTACTTGCACACCAACGCCAAAGCAAAAGGTTTGGTAGGCGCTGCCGCGTATCAATCGGTGTTCTACACCATGGCTGGGGTGCTCGTAATTGGGTTGATTGCCAACTTCTTGGTGCGGCCTGTGGCAGAAAAGTATTTCGAAAAGGAAACGGCCAAAAAAGTGGCGGCGTAGGTACGCACCCAGCCATTCACCTCTCAACTGAAACGCATTTACATCATGGAACATACTTCTTCTAACGGTCCGGATGCTACGCCTAGCTCCGGCGTTGCACTGGCAGTAGCCTGGCTATTCGTGGGTATTCCCCTCGCCTGGGGCGTTACCCAAACGTTTATCAAGGCACTGTCGCTGTTCAAGTAAGCTTCGCTACGGCTGGGCTTTCATAATAAAAACTGTTGCTCTGTGAAAGAAGCACCCATTTGGGTGCTTCTTTTGTTTGGTTGAAAACCAGTTGCCTTATGTCCGACGAGCCCGCCGACGAATCCATCATCCTGCTAGCGTCCTTCGCCAACGCTATATCGGCGCATCTAGCTAAAAACCAGCTGGAAGCGGCCGAAATCCCCTGCTTTATCAGCAACGAGAACCGGCCCTACGGTCCCATTTCCGGTGGGGTGCGCCTGCACGTGCGTCGGCGCGACTTGGCTGCCGCTCAGGACCTTCTGCATGCCAACCAGGTGCCTATGCAAGCCCTGCCCTTCATTGATGAAGTGGACGCTGCGGCGCAAACCGTCCGGTGCCCCCGCTGTCACCACACTGATGTGGTCTGCCGCCAAGAACCCGAGCCTAACGATAGTCTGCTCACCAAGCTTCGCCTTTGGATAATGGCCCCAGAAAAGCCCCAATGCCACTGCTTCCAGTGCGGGCTGGACTTCGAGGGGTGAGAATACTTATATAGGTGGTTGCTAGGCTGCTCTGCGGAACGTGACGGCTCGAACTATTGCGCATCGAACTCACTGTCCGTTGCACCAGATTGGAAGTCAGTCGGGTGCACCTAGTCTCTAAACCGCCACGCGGGTAGCACGGTACCAGCCGAGAACAGTTCCTGCTCGGGGGGAAGCTCTAGGAACGCATTGCTGGCTAGTAGGCTGGCCAAGTCGCCGGAGCCGCCGGCGCGCTCGGGATGAGCCAATAGCTGACCATTGGCGGCGTGTTCCAGCCGCACCAAGAGGAAATGCGTGAGCTTGGGGCGGAAGCTGACGTCGGTGGCCAAGATAGCCGGCACGGGGCCGGTGCTGGGTAAGGCGGTGGCGGGTTGCTGTATGGCGAGCAGCCAGGGCCGAGCGTAACGGTAGAAGTTGACGAACGTGGACACCGGATTGCCCGGCAGCGCAAACACTACGGCTCCCTCTGGGCGCTTACCAAACCAGAACGGCTTGCCAGGCCGCTGCTGTACCTCATGAAACACCTGCTCTACGCCTAGCTCGCGCAGCACCTCCGGCAAGAAATCGGCTTTGCCCTTCGATACCCCTCCGCTCAGAATTACAGCATCGAACTGCTCTAGTAGTGCGGGAAGGTTCTGCTGCAACACCGCCACATCGTCGTCGAAATGAAAGGTCTGGGTGATGGCGCCTACCTGCTCGGCAGCGGCTTGCAGCATCAGGGCATTGGAGCGCCGAATCTGGTGGGGGAGAGGACGCGTGGCAATAGGTACCAGCTCGTCGCCGGTACTCACCACGGCCACCCGGGGAAAGCGCGTTACGGCAACGGTAGCCGCCCCAACCGTGGCGGCCACGGCCAGTTCGGCTGCTCCCAAGTAGGTGCCCGCAGGTAACAGCAAGTCTCCCTGGCGGCGGTCGGCGGCTTGGGCATGCACGTTGTGCCCGGTATGGATGGGCGGCACTACCACGGTAGCATAGCGGTGGCCAGTAACTTCGTCGGTGCGAAAGAGTAGGTCTTCGTAGCGAATCACCGTGTCGGTGCCCTCGGGCAGCATCGCGCCGGTCATGATTTCAGTGGCGGCCAGCGGGTCGAGTTGAGGCGTAGGCGGCTGGCCCGCAAACTGCGTGCGCTCGATTTGAAACTCGGTTTGTCCGGTTGCAATGGCTGCAAAGCAAACGGCAATACCGTCCATGGCCACACGGTTGAAGGGGGGGAAGTCCCGGTCGGCGCGTAGGTCTTCGCGCAGAATGCGGCCCGCAGCTAACGGAAGCGCCAAAAACTCGGGGGGCAACAGGCGAACGGTGGCCGCAACGCGGCGGGTGGCTTCTTCTACGGAGAGCATAGGCACGAATATAGTGGAAGCTTTCAAGGCTTTGGGCGGAACGGTGGAGCAACTAACGGGGTGCTTGGCTGGTTGACTGCTAGTATTGCGGGGGCTGCTGCACTTTCCTGCACCCCAGAAATACAACTTCCATTTGCTGGGCGCGTACCGGCGTACGAGCAATGTCGCCCAAACGACGTCCGTTTTCAACTTCCCTGGCCTGTGCGCCATCTTTTTTCCATGTCTGACTCCTCTAAGCTCACCCACCTCAACGCCGCTGGTCAGCCCGCTATGGTAGACGTGGGTGCCAAAACGGCCACCCGTCGGGTGGCCCGCGCCCGTAGCCGCGTGGTGCTCGGTGCCGAAATTCTGGCCTTGGTACAAGACGGCGACCTGCCTACTCGCAAGGGGCCGGTGTTTCAAACGGCTATTCTGGCGGGCATTATGGGGGCCAAACGAACGTCGGAGCTGATTCCGCTTTGCCACCCGCTGGGCCTCGACGACTGCCAGGTGCGCATTGAGGTGCAAGCTCCCGACGCCGTACTGATTGAGTGCACAGCCAGCGTAACCGGCAAAACCGGCGTGGAAATGGAGGCTCTCACTGGTGCTTCGGTGGCGGCCCTCACCATTTATGACATGTGCAAGGCCCTTTCGCACAACATCGTTATTCAGGAAACCCGGCTGCTCAGCAAAACCGGCGGCAAACAAGACTTCCATCATGCCGACTAACTCCACGCCGCACCGCAAACACGCGCAACTCGTCCGGCCCAGCATCGGCGAATTCAGCCGCCACGAGCTAGCTATTCTGGGGGCTCCCTGTGGCCGCATCAAAGAGCTGGTAGCCCGTCTGCTGCCTCACCTCGAACCCACGCTGCGCGTAGCGTACGTGGATGCCGACCATGCTGCCGGCGACGACGCAGCCCAAGGTGGAACTGGCGGAGTTGATGCTATTCTGCAAGCCGGAGCCAGCGCTGAGCTAACCGACAAAATCACCTTCCGCCGCCTCGATCTGCGCCGGGGCCTCGACACATTTGCGCAGCAGGAATGGATGCACCAGCAAAGCCTGGTGCTGGTGAACGGCAACCACTTTCGCGCCCGCCAACAGCTTATCATCCTCGACCCAGCAAAGCCCCTCCAGAAAAAGCTTGACCGCCTAACGGATGTACGTCTGATTCTGCTGCCCGAAGGAGTAACTGAACTGCCCGACTATTTGCAGGAGCATTTGCAGAGTGCCGACATTCCCTGCTTAGGCTTGTCTGATACCGAGGCCATTGCGGCGGCAGTGCTTCAACACTGGCAGCAGCAGCAGCCTCGTTTGCGCGGGTTGGTGCTGGCGGGTGGGCAAAGCCAACGCATGGGCCAAGACAAAAGCCGCCTTACCTACCATGGCCAGCAGGAGCAGCGGGCATACGCTGCCGAACTGCTAGCCCCGTTCTGCGAAGACGTGCTGGTGTCCTGCCGCCCCGACCAAGTAACTGAACTGCAAGCCGCCGGCCTGGCACCGTTACCCGATACGTTTCTGGGACTAGGCCCCATGAGTGGCCTGCTGTCGGCGTTTCAACAGGACCCTGACGCCGCCTGGCTGGTAGTAGCCTGCGACTTGCCTTTCCTGACGGACGCTACCCTAGGACATTTGGTAGCGCATCGCCACGCAGGTCGTATGGCCACTGCCTACCGCAGTCCAGAAAACGAATGGCCCGAGCCGCTCATCACCATCTGGGAACCCCGTAGCTACGGCACACTGCTGCGTTTCTTGAGCTTAGGCTATTCTTGCCCCCGTAAAGCCCTCATCAACTCGGATATTGAACTGTTGCCGCCGCCGGCCCCAACAGAGCTGCGCAACATCAACACGCCAGAGCAGCAGGCCGAAGCACTGAAAGAAATAGAGGGGCGCTAGCACACGGCTACGGGTGGGCCGCTACCCATACGTCGCCGTCTTCGTAAAACTCTTTCTTCCAGATGGTTACTACCTGCTTTAGGGTGTCGATGATGTATTGGCAAGCGGCAAAGCTCTCGGCACGGTGGGGCGTCGAAACGGCTACTATCACGGCCACGTCGCCAATTTGCAGGGTGCCTTTCCGGTGAATGACCACCGCTTTTTCAAGCATGGGCCATTGCTCCTGTGCCTGCACCACCACCTTGCGGAGCTGGTGCAGCGCCATGCTGTCGTAAGCTTCGTATTCCAGGCGGACGACTGGCCGGCCGGTGCTTTTGTTGCGGACGGTACCAATAAAAGCGTTAACCGCTCCGGCGCCATCCGCTTGCACCAACTGCAAGGCCGCGGCTACGTCAATGGGCTGATCAATGAGGTCGATGGTAATCAATGGGGGCACGAAAAAGAGAAGGACAACGAAAGGAGTACAGCAGGGCAGCACAAGCCAAGAAACATGACAAGCTAGGGTTGCCTGCCGCTTGTTCTTGGCGTATCAGCAGGGGCGGTTAGCCACCGGCCACTGGCGGAATCAGCGCAATTTCGTCTCGCTCCTGTAGAAGCTGCGTGTCTTCGGCGTACTCGTTGTTGACGGCAACGGCCAGGCTGCTGAGCTGGCTTAGGGCTGGGTACTGCGTGCGCAACTGCTCCAGCAACTGTTCTACGGGTTGGCCTTCCGGCGCATTCACTTCCAACACCGACTGGCCTACTATTTCTTTGGCAATGCCAAAAAGAGCTATTTTCAAGTTCATATCACCTCAGTTTATGCGACTTCCGGCGTAGATTACGCAAATGCCAAACCGGATACCACCTTGGCTGGTTGTCTACCACGCAAAACTACTGCCGGAACACTTCAAGGCCCGATTACGCATACGGGAGAAGAATGACTGTTTTCCTGAAAAAAACGTTAAGTCTGCGTCAGCCTTGCTGCAATTCTAAAATCTGCGTAATCCTTGCCTCTTATGTCCGCTGTTCCGTCTGTTTTGTATGATACCCATGGCCGGCCGCTCGAGTACGTGCGGCTAGCCGTAACGGACCGCTGCAACCTGCGCTGCTTCTACTGCATGCCCGAAGAAGGCATCAAGTACATGCCCAAGCAGCAGTTGCTTACCTACGAGGAAATGGAGCGCCTAGTGGGCCTGATGGCCGGGCTAGGGGTTCGCAAAGTGCGCCTGACCGGCGGTGAGCCTTTCGTGCGGCGCGACTTAGTGCCGTTTATGACTCGGCTGGCAGCGCTACCTGGTATCGACGATATCAGTCTGACCACTAACGGGGTACTGACGGCTCCTTACGTGCCCGAACTGGCGCGCATTGGTGTGAAAGCCGTCAATCTGAGCCTCGATACGCTGGACCGCGCCCGGTTTGCCCGCATCACGCGCCGCGACGAGCTACCCCGCGTCATGGACACGTTTTATGCATTGCTCACTGCTGGCATCCAAGTGAAAATCAATGCGGTGGTGATGGATGGCCAGAACATCGAAGACATTGTGCCGCTCACTGAACTGACGCGGGAGCTGCCGGTGGAAGTGCGCTTCATCGAGGAAATGCCTTTCAATGGTGGCAGCCACGCCGCTACGCCCGCCACGCTGCCCTGGAACCACCGCCGCATCCGGGAGCACCTAGAAGAGCATTTCGGAGCGCTTACTCCCCTAGCGGTACCGGCGGGAGCCACCGCTTCCGAATACACCATTGCGGGCCATATGGGACACGTAGGCATTATTGCGGCCTATTCGCGTACGTTTTGCGGCACCTGCAACCGCATTCGGCTCACGGCGGAAGGCGGCCTCAAAACCTGCCTCTACGACCAAGGGGTGCTCGATGTAAAAGCGTTGCTGCGGGGCGGGTCTTCAGATGCTACCATTATAGAGGCTCTCACAACAGCTTTCCGGTACCGAGCGGCCAACGGCTTTGATGCCGAGCGCCAACGCCCGTTGCATCAGCTCAGCTTCGAGTCGATGTCGACTATTGGCGGCTAATACGCGGTTTTTGCACGTACTGCAGGGTAGCTGCTATTTCGTTCTGCGTTATGAAGCTTCTGGTTATGTTGCTTGCCGTAGGTGGCGCGCTTTACTTCGGGGTGTGCGTACTGGTGTATTTCCAGCAAGAGCGCCTATTGTTCTTTCCGCAGAAGCTAGCCGCCAATTACCGCTTCTCGTTCGGGACACCGTTTCAGGAGCGCTGGTTCAAGACAGCAGACGGCACCCGCTTGCATGCCCTTCTGTTCACGGTGCCTGCGTCCAAAGGCCTAGTGTTCTACCTACATGGCAACGCGGGCGCCCTCGATAGTTGGGGGGAAGAAGCTTCCACGTACACGCGCCTAGGCTACGAGGTGCTGCTCCTCGACTACCGGGGCTACGGCAAAAGCGGCGGCCAGATTGAAAGCCAAGCGCAATTCCTGCAGGATGTAGAAACAGTGTATCAGCACCTGCTCACGGAGTACCCCGAAAACCGAGTAGTTCTGGTGGGGTACTCGCTGGGTACCGGCGCCGCGGCCTGGCTGGCAGCTCGGCACCAGCCCCGCTTGCTGCTTCTGCAGGCGCCCTACCCGAGTTTACGTGCTTTGGCGCGGCAGTATTATCCGTGGGTGCCTGCTTTCCTAGTGCGTTACCCCATGGCTACCTACAAGCTACTGCCTCAGGTGACGTCTCCTATCGTAATCTTTCACGGCGACCAAGACGAGGTAATTGCTTATCAGTTGGCGGCCTCGTTGAAAGCCGCACTCAAGCCGCAAGACCACTTCATTACGCTGCCTGGGGTCGGACACAACACTATAACCAACAGCCTAGCTTATCAGGAGGCTATTGGGCATTTCTTGGGCCAGTAGCATTGGGTTGCCCGTTGCTCAACTGATGTACTCTTGATGCTGCCCAGATCAGTTATAAACTGAACTATAGAGTGATGCTGGCTACAACTGGTATTATGACGAGCTTACTTCACGGGTGAGCTATGCTCGAGCTGTTCCAGCACCTGGTCAATGGTTAGGCTTCCTTCCACGAACCGAGCGAGCAAGGCGCGTTCATAAGGGCCAGGGTCCAACGTAGTGTTCTGAGCGAATCGAAGCGCCCACGCAACAGCTCGTTGGCGCTTTTCTACGTTTTGCAACAGGGGTAGAGGGGCAGTTTTCATACCACAATATCACAAAACTGTCTGCTGGCTTACTATCGGTAAACACTGATTTTCTAGTAAGCGCATACGTAAAACACAAGCGGCTTTTTGCTGTAAATACGTAGCTTCTAGAAGCGTGAAATATAAATATTGTGGGGGGGGTGACGCAACGTTCGAGCTCATCCACTAACTACAAGCTGAGAATTTTACAAAAACGCATGCATAGTGCCTCAAAGATCTAGCCTTATGCATAAGCTTCCCCTATGGAAAAACCTACTTCCCAATTCCGACCCAGCCTTTTTGCATAGCGTAATGCAAGCCCGTGCCCACTACCAAGCCTACCAGATAGCCGTAAGGCAAGCCTGCACAAAGCAAACCCGTCAGTAAGGCCAGCAGCAAGCCCGCTTTGTCTGCTACCAAGTCGCGCACCAGGGCCGCGAGGGTCAGAGACTCAAACAGTAGTAAAACACCTAGAATCGGGAGCGGGAATATCTGCACCACTTGCTGGAACCCTTGGCTGAAAAACAACCCTAGAACCAGAAATAACGCGCCGTAGAGCACCACAGAGCCGCCCGTGCGTGCTCCAAACGCGTAGTGCCCCACCATGCCCCCCGATCCATGGCATACCGGAAAGCCACCCAGGAACGGATTCACTAGGTTCATGAGGGCGTACGTGAAGCTGATTTGCTTGACGGTAAGGTTGCGCTCCGGAAAGTAGTCGTGGGCTATTTGGCGAGTAGCCAGTATGGAGTTGCCCAGCGACAACGGAATCTGAGGCAGCGCCAGCAGCAAGGCTCCTTGCGCAACATCGGCCCAGGCGGGCGTATGCCAGGAAGGAAGATGAAGCCCTATGGCACGTTGGGCAGTGCCCAAGTCGAGCTTGAAAAACAGGGCGTACACTACACCCAGCGCAATAACAACCAGCGCCGCCGGCCAGCGGCGGTTGCCGAGTAGCACCACCGTAACCACAAACCCAACGGCAGCCAGCGCGTAGCCGGGCAGGCCATCGGCGGGCACGTACTGTTTGAGGGCTAAGGTAGCCAGCTGCAACGCCAGCCCAAACTGAATGCCGCGCACCACGGGCTTGGGTACTAGGCGCGCCAAAGAGTCAATCAGGCCCGTAACCGAGAGAAAGAACATGCTGATGCCGATAGCCAGTCCGCCACCGTAAATCACCCGGCCCGGTAGCTTCTGCGCAATAACCAGGGCTGCAAATGCTTTGAGGGGTTGCACCGGCATCGGCATGCCGTACCACAGCCCCGAGAACACCTGCATCAAGCCAAACATCACCAATACGCTGGCACTATCGGCCCCAGAAGCCGCCAGCACCCCAATCAGCAAAGGCAGGTCGGTGCCCAAGTCTCCTAAAGCGCCTGCCAGCTCGTTTCGGTCGAAACGCAGACGCGGACGGCGGGGCAGGGGAGGAGCGGTGAGAGGCATACGATACTACAAGAGTGAAAAACAACAGCGCAAGCGCGCGAAAAGCCTACGAGCTGAAGCGCTATGGTAGCTGAACCCGACGAATATTTCATTGGGCAGACAAACACTACAGACGAGTCACAGAACTGGCGTACCCCAAGTCCAAGCGGCTGGCTATTCGCTTACCCGCTCGTTCACTTCAAGTTCCGCCCAAGCCTGTATGCCGCCGTCCAGGTTGAGCAGGTTGGCAAAGCCGAAGTTGGTTTGCAAACGTTCGATGGCCTGGGCACTCCGACGCCCCGATTGGCAGTACACCACTACCGGATGATGCCGCGGAATAGAGCTTACACCTTTTTCCAAGCTGCCGAGTGGTAGCAATGTAGCGCCCGGCAAGTGCCTGACCACGTACTCTTCTGGCTCGCGCACATCCAGCAGGAAAGGCGCGTGTTCGGATTCCAGTTGTTGCTGAAGCTCCGTGGCCGAAATGGCATTCACGCCCGCGCCGCACAGGTCGGCGTAGTCGGCGGGGTCAGCGGTTTGCAGGTTGACAGCCGCCGACTCCGGCCGCCGAGAAAACTTCATGATGCGCGTCTGGAACGTGAGAACATCCAGCACCCATAAGCGGCCGTTCAGCACTTCCCCAATACCCAACACCACTTTCAGGGCCTCAGCCGCTTGGGCAGTACCAATCAGACCGGGCAGCACGCCCAACACACCCGTGGCGTCGCAGTTCGGCGCTTCTTTGCCAGAAGGCTGCTTTGGAAACAAGCAGCGGTAAGTGGGGCCGCCTTGGTAATTGAACACCGAAACCTGCCCCTCATACTTATAAATAGCGCCTGACACCAGCGGCTTGTTTAAACTGACGCAAGCATCGTTGAGCAAGTAGCGCGTCGGGAAGTTGTCGGACCCGTCCACCACGATATCGTATTTAGTTACAATTTCGCGGACGTTGCCCAGCGTGACGCGGCACATCTGCACCTCGGTATGCACCAAGGGGTTGAGTTGCCGGACCACCCGGCCTGCCACTTCAGCTTTGAACTGCCCAATATCACGGGGCCCGTACAGAATCTGACGTTGCAAGTTGCTCAGCTCCACTTTGTCGGCGTCTACGATGCCAAGGGTGCCTACCCCGGCGGCGGCCAGATATTGCAACACGGGGCAGCCTAAGCCACCGGCTCCAACTACTAGTACACGGGCGTTTTTCAGTAATAGCTGACCGGCTTCACCTATTTCGGGGAGTTGCAGATGGCGTCGGTAGCGGTTTCGTTCCTCGGAGGTAAGCACGGGGCAGCTGTGTAAGAAGTACAAAAGAAGAAATGGAAGGCTACTCGGGTTGGGTAGCCGCATCGATGATTGAAACCTCTATCTGGCCCGCAAGGTTAAACAACAACCAAAAGGGCTGCTCCGGTCTGTGAAGTTTAATTTACAATTCGTCTTTTTCACTTGAAAGTCTTTCTTCCACCCACCAGCTACGAGTACGTGACCGTGCACAAAGTGCAGGACGACCACGCAGCCACTGCTTCCGATGTATTGGCGGTGGAAGAGCCGCTGGAAATCCGGGTTGGGTATGGCCCTGCCGGTCAGCGCGAACACCGCACGCTCTCTATCACCATGCGCACGCCCGGCCACGATTTCGAGCTGGCGGCCGGCTTTCTGCTCACCGAAGGTATCATTCGGAATCGGCAGGAACTGCACGGCGTCATTTATTGCCCCGATGTAGAAAAAGAAGAAGAGCGCGAAAATGTGGTGCGGGCCGAGCTAGCCCCCACGGCCATCCCCGATCTGCCGCGCCTAGAGCGGCACTTCTATACCAGCAGCAGCTGCGGCGTCTGCGGCAAAACCAGCATCGAAGCCGTTAATGCCGCAACGTGCCCTGTTCTTCCCACCCATGGCCCCTACGTTTCGCCCGACCTGATCCACACGTTACCCGCCAAGCAGCGGGCTGCTCAGGCATTGTTCGAGCAAACGGGTGGGTTGCATGCCGCCGCCTTGTTTTCGCCTGAAGGAGAGTTGCTGCTATTGCGCGAAGACGTAGGCCGACACAACGCACTAGACAAGGTAATTGGGGCGGCCCTACTACAGGAGTGGCTGCCACTGCACAACCACATCTTGTTGGTGAGCGGCCGTGCCAGCTTCGAGCTCGTACAGAAAGCGGCCGTGGCCGGTATCCCAATTCTAACGGCCGTAGGTGCTCCCAGCTCTTTAGCTGTTTCCGCCGCCCGCAATTTCGGCATGACCATCTGTGGCTTCGTGCGGCAAAACCGCTACAACGTGTATTGCCACGAATGGCGCCTGCGTCTCCCACCCGAAGCAGGTCACCTTGCTTCGTCCGGCTCCAACTAAGGTCCCTAAAGCTCAGTTGCCACCCCCGAACCATCAGCACACCTAGCTCATGAAACTCCGTCTCGAAGACAACACGCTCCGCCTCCGCCTATCCTCCGAAGAAGTGGAAGCTTTCCAGCAAGAAGGCCGCCTCGAAACTGTGGTACCCCTGGGCCCATCCGTCTCCGACCGACTCGTGTACGCGCTCCAGCGCGACGAAACGGCCACTGATTCCGCCCTTGGCATCTCTTATACGGCTGGCCGGGTAGTAGTGCGCCTGCCCCCCTCCGTTGCCGACACCTGGACCTCTTCCGAGGAGGTCAGCCTACGTGGTACCGTCGCAGTTGCCGACAACCAAGTTGTACATATATTAGTAGAAAAGGACCTCGGCTGTAAGCACTAGCTGATTGCCTTTGTGTTGTGCTAGAGATTCCCACCGTAACCCCCACCAAGCCATGGAAGATTCCCCCCTCACCGACCCTAGCCAGGCCAACAAGCAGCAAGAGCAAAAAGCCAGCAATGCCCCCAAAAGCGGCGAGCGTCCTAGTCAGGGTGAAGCACCAGCCCCCGACCACTACCACACCAATTCCGACAACCCAACCATGGCCGAGCACGAAGCCAGTGCCGATGCGCCCAAACGACACATTCCGGCTCCTGAAACAGCCAATGCCAAGTA is from Hymenobacter tibetensis and encodes:
- a CDS encoding MFS transporter small subunit codes for the protein MEHTSSNGPDATPSSGVALAVAWLFVGIPLAWGVTQTFIKALSLFK
- a CDS encoding putative signal transducing protein, encoding MSDEPADESIILLASFANAISAHLAKNQLEAAEIPCFISNENRPYGPISGGVRLHVRRRDLAAAQDLLHANQVPMQALPFIDEVDAAAQTVRCPRCHHTDVVCRQEPEPNDSLLTKLRLWIMAPEKPQCHCFQCGLDFEG
- a CDS encoding molybdopterin molybdotransferase MoeA, whose amino-acid sequence is MLSVEEATRRVAATVRLLPPEFLALPLAAGRILREDLRADRDFPPFNRVAMDGIAVCFAAIATGQTEFQIERTQFAGQPPTPQLDPLAATEIMTGAMLPEGTDTVIRYEDLLFRTDEVTGHRYATVVVPPIHTGHNVHAQAADRRQGDLLLPAGTYLGAAELAVAATVGAATVAVTRFPRVAVVSTGDELVPIATRPLPHQIRRSNALMLQAAAEQVGAITQTFHFDDDVAVLQQNLPALLEQFDAVILSGGVSKGKADFLPEVLRELGVEQVFHEVQQRPGKPFWFGKRPEGAVVFALPGNPVSTFVNFYRYARPWLLAIQQPATALPSTGPVPAILATDVSFRPKLTHFLLVRLEHAANGQLLAHPERAGGSGDLASLLASNAFLELPPEQELFSAGTVLPAWRFRD
- the moaC gene encoding cyclic pyranopterin monophosphate synthase MoaC, which gives rise to MSDSSKLTHLNAAGQPAMVDVGAKTATRRVARARSRVVLGAEILALVQDGDLPTRKGPVFQTAILAGIMGAKRTSELIPLCHPLGLDDCQVRIEVQAPDAVLIECTASVTGKTGVEMEALTGASVAALTIYDMCKALSHNIVIQETRLLSKTGGKQDFHHAD
- a CDS encoding NTP transferase domain-containing protein, which produces MPTNSTPHRKHAQLVRPSIGEFSRHELAILGAPCGRIKELVARLLPHLEPTLRVAYVDADHAAGDDAAQGGTGGVDAILQAGASAELTDKITFRRLDLRRGLDTFAQQEWMHQQSLVLVNGNHFRARQQLIILDPAKPLQKKLDRLTDVRLILLPEGVTELPDYLQEHLQSADIPCLGLSDTEAIAAAVLQHWQQQQPRLRGLVLAGGQSQRMGQDKSRLTYHGQQEQRAYAAELLAPFCEDVLVSCRPDQVTELQAAGLAPLPDTFLGLGPMSGLLSAFQQDPDAAWLVVACDLPFLTDATLGHLVAHRHAGRMATAYRSPENEWPEPLITIWEPRSYGTLLRFLSLGYSCPRKALINSDIELLPPPAPTELRNINTPEQQAEALKEIEGR
- a CDS encoding molybdenum cofactor biosynthesis protein MoaE, translated to MPPLITIDLIDQPIDVAAALQLVQADGAGAVNAFIGTVRNKSTGRPVVRLEYEAYDSMALHQLRKVVVQAQEQWPMLEKAVVIHRKGTLQIGDVAVIVAVSTPHRAESFAACQYIIDTLKQVVTIWKKEFYEDGDVWVAAHP
- the moaD gene encoding molybdopterin converting factor subunit 1 → MNLKIALFGIAKEIVGQSVLEVNAPEGQPVEQLLEQLRTQYPALSQLSSLAVAVNNEYAEDTQLLQERDEIALIPPVAGG
- the moaA gene encoding GTP 3',8-cyclase MoaA, whose product is MSAVPSVLYDTHGRPLEYVRLAVTDRCNLRCFYCMPEEGIKYMPKQQLLTYEEMERLVGLMAGLGVRKVRLTGGEPFVRRDLVPFMTRLAALPGIDDISLTTNGVLTAPYVPELARIGVKAVNLSLDTLDRARFARITRRDELPRVMDTFYALLTAGIQVKINAVVMDGQNIEDIVPLTELTRELPVEVRFIEEMPFNGGSHAATPATLPWNHRRIREHLEEHFGALTPLAVPAGATASEYTIAGHMGHVGIIAAYSRTFCGTCNRIRLTAEGGLKTCLYDQGVLDVKALLRGGSSDATIIEALTTAFRYRAANGFDAERQRPLHQLSFESMSTIGG
- a CDS encoding alpha/beta hydrolase — translated: MKLLVMLLAVGGALYFGVCVLVYFQQERLLFFPQKLAANYRFSFGTPFQERWFKTADGTRLHALLFTVPASKGLVFYLHGNAGALDSWGEEASTYTRLGYEVLLLDYRGYGKSGGQIESQAQFLQDVETVYQHLLTEYPENRVVLVGYSLGTGAAAWLAARHQPRLLLLQAPYPSLRALARQYYPWVPAFLVRYPMATYKLLPQVTSPIVIFHGDQDEVIAYQLAASLKAALKPQDHFITLPGVGHNTITNSLAYQEAIGHFLGQ
- a CDS encoding putative sulfate/molybdate transporter; translated protein: MPLTAPPLPRRPRLRFDRNELAGALGDLGTDLPLLIGVLAASGADSASVLVMFGLMQVFSGLWYGMPMPVQPLKAFAALVIAQKLPGRVIYGGGLAIGISMFFLSVTGLIDSLARLVPKPVVRGIQFGLALQLATLALKQYVPADGLPGYALAAVGFVVTVVLLGNRRWPAALVVIALGVVYALFFKLDLGTAQRAIGLHLPSWHTPAWADVAQGALLLALPQIPLSLGNSILATRQIAHDYFPERNLTVKQISFTYALMNLVNPFLGGFPVCHGSGGMVGHYAFGARTGGSVVLYGALFLVLGLFFSQGFQQVVQIFPLPILGVLLLFESLTLAALVRDLVADKAGLLLALLTGLLCAGLPYGYLVGLVVGTGLHYAMQKGWVGIGK
- the moeB gene encoding molybdopterin-synthase adenylyltransferase MoeB, with amino-acid sequence MYFLHSCPVLTSEERNRYRRHLQLPEIGEAGQLLLKNARVLVVGAGGLGCPVLQYLAAAGVGTLGIVDADKVELSNLQRQILYGPRDIGQFKAEVAGRVVRQLNPLVHTEVQMCRVTLGNVREIVTKYDIVVDGSDNFPTRYLLNDACVSLNKPLVSGAIYKYEGQVSVFNYQGGPTYRCLFPKQPSGKEAPNCDATGVLGVLPGLIGTAQAAEALKVVLGIGEVLNGRLWVLDVLTFQTRIMKFSRRPESAAVNLQTADPADYADLCGAGVNAISATELQQQLESEHAPFLLDVREPEEYVVRHLPGATLLPLGSLEKGVSSIPRHHPVVVYCQSGRRSAQAIERLQTNFGFANLLNLDGGIQAWAELEVNERVSE
- the fdhD gene encoding formate dehydrogenase accessory sulfurtransferase FdhD — encoded protein: MKVFLPPTSYEYVTVHKVQDDHAATASDVLAVEEPLEIRVGYGPAGQREHRTLSITMRTPGHDFELAAGFLLTEGIIRNRQELHGVIYCPDVEKEEERENVVRAELAPTAIPDLPRLERHFYTSSSCGVCGKTSIEAVNAATCPVLPTHGPYVSPDLIHTLPAKQRAAQALFEQTGGLHAAALFSPEGELLLLREDVGRHNALDKVIGAALLQEWLPLHNHILLVSGRASFELVQKAAVAGIPILTAVGAPSSLAVSAARNFGMTICGFVRQNRYNVYCHEWRLRLPPEAGHLASSGSN